A region of Pseudomonadota bacterium DNA encodes the following proteins:
- a CDS encoding 3-hydroxybutyrate dehydrogenase yields MNKTAIVTGAGSGIGKSIALHLAKNGAKVVVADLNDTTAENTAIEITNQGGQSFSFGCDVSREDNVNEMVEKSVSTFGSADIIVNNAGLQFISKIEEFPLEKWNQLISVMLTGTFLCTKACVPYMKEKQWGRIINISSAHGKAPSPWKCAYVAAKHGIIGFTKVMACELADWNITANSICPGYVLTPLVKKQIKDLAVQYKISEDEVPQQVLLKNQPLKKLVSTDELSSLALYLASDQAQCITGQALSIDGGWTSC; encoded by the coding sequence ATTAACAAGACAGCTATTGTTACTGGAGCGGGCAGCGGCATTGGAAAATCCATCGCCTTACATCTGGCAAAAAATGGAGCCAAAGTGGTTGTTGCCGATCTGAATGACACTACAGCAGAAAACACTGCCATAGAAATTACCAACCAAGGGGGGCAATCTTTTTCATTTGGCTGTGATGTGTCCAGGGAAGACAACGTCAACGAGATGGTGGAAAAAAGCGTTTCAACCTTCGGCTCAGCGGATATCATTGTCAATAACGCCGGTCTCCAATTCATCAGCAAAATAGAAGAGTTCCCTCTGGAAAAATGGAATCAGCTTATCTCCGTGATGTTAACCGGGACATTTCTTTGCACTAAAGCCTGTGTTCCCTACATGAAAGAAAAACAATGGGGACGAATAATCAATATTTCATCAGCCCATGGAAAGGCTCCATCACCTTGGAAATGCGCTTACGTGGCCGCCAAACATGGCATTATCGGTTTCACCAAAGTCATGGCGTGTGAACTTGCCGACTGGAACATAACCGCCAATTCAATCTGTCCAGGATACGTACTTACTCCGTTGGTGAAGAAACAGATAAAAGACCTGGCAGTTCAATACAAAATTAGCGAGGATGAAGTTCCTCAACAGGTGTTACTAAAAAACCAACCCCTGAAAAAGCTGGTGAGCACTGATGAACTCTCATCACTTGCACTGTATCTGGCCAGCGACCAGGCTCAATGCATTACTGGTCAAGCACTGAGCATTGATGGAGGCTGGACATCCTGCTAG